The Thermosulfurimonas sp. F29 genome includes a window with the following:
- the hisB gene encoding imidazoleglycerol-phosphate dehydratase HisB produces METVERTRKTRETTIRVRLALSGKPGRISTGVGFLDHMLELFSYHGGLGLSVEAKGDLHVDAHHTVEDVGITLGEALSEALGERKGILRYGEATIPMEESLAQVVVDLARRPFFRFEGRFPVERVGFFDLELIPEFLKALAMNGVFTLHARLLYGENAHHMAEALFKALAYALRRALLATEDGPRSTKGLL; encoded by the coding sequence ATGGAAACAGTGGAACGAACCCGAAAGACGAGAGAGACCACGATACGGGTCAGACTAGCCCTTTCAGGGAAACCCGGGAGGATCAGTACTGGAGTGGGGTTTCTGGATCACATGCTGGAGCTCTTTTCTTATCACGGTGGCCTGGGACTTTCCGTTGAAGCGAAGGGGGATCTTCATGTGGACGCTCATCACACGGTGGAAGATGTGGGCATCACCCTAGGAGAAGCCCTCTCTGAAGCCCTGGGGGAACGGAAAGGGATCCTTCGGTACGGGGAGGCCACCATTCCCATGGAGGAATCTCTGGCCCAGGTGGTGGTGGATCTCGCTCGGCGGCCCTTTTTTCGTTTCGAGGGGCGTTTTCCTGTGGAGCGGGTCGGATTTTTTGATCTGGAATTGATCCCGGAATTTCTTAAGGCCCTGGCCATGAACGGAGTTTTTACCCTCCATGCCCGGCTTCTTTACGGGGAAAACGCCCATCATATGGCCGAGGCCCTTTTTAAGGCCCTGGCCTATGCCCTGCGCAGGGCACTCCTCGCCACGGAAGACGGTCCCCGATCCACAAAAGGATTACTTTAA
- the hisA gene encoding 1-(5-phosphoribosyl)-5-[(5-phosphoribosylamino)methylideneamino]imidazole-4-carboxamide isomerase, whose product MLLIPAIDLKDGRCVRLYQGDYTRETVYAEDPVSQIRVFAAQGAKKIHIVDLSGAREGHPVHFEIIVRMAKAVSVPVEVGGGIRDLATIEHYLDSGVAQVILGTVACRNPELVKEAARLFPGRILVSLDVRGERVAVSGWTEAEDIHYLEMARRLEDAGVAGLIFTEIERDGTGRGVYTERLERLLETVKLPVVLAGGVSTLEDIRRLRGLEPRGLHGVIVGRAIYEGTINLAEALREVVA is encoded by the coding sequence ATGCTGCTCATTCCGGCCATTGATCTCAAGGACGGACGCTGTGTGCGCCTTTATCAAGGTGATTACACCCGGGAGACCGTTTATGCCGAGGATCCGGTCTCGCAGATTCGGGTCTTTGCGGCTCAGGGGGCCAAAAAGATTCACATCGTAGATCTTTCCGGAGCCAGAGAGGGACACCCGGTCCATTTTGAAATTATCGTCAGGATGGCCAAGGCAGTAAGTGTTCCGGTGGAGGTGGGGGGAGGTATACGCGATCTTGCCACCATAGAACATTACCTGGACTCGGGGGTAGCGCAGGTTATCCTGGGCACGGTGGCCTGCCGAAATCCTGAACTGGTAAAAGAAGCGGCCCGGCTTTTTCCGGGGCGCATTCTGGTGAGCCTTGATGTACGGGGGGAACGGGTGGCGGTTTCGGGCTGGACCGAGGCCGAGGATATTCATTATCTGGAGATGGCCCGGCGACTGGAAGACGCCGGAGTGGCCGGACTCATATTTACCGAGATAGAAAGGGACGGAACCGGCCGTGGAGTCTATACCGAGAGGCTGGAGAGACTCCTTGAAACCGTAAAGCTTCCGGTGGTGCTGGCCGGAGGGGTCTCCACCCTGGAGGATATCCGTCGCCTCAGGGGTCTTGAGCCCCGGGGACTTCACGGGGTTATCGTGGGACGGGCCATCTATGAAGGGACCATAAATCTTGCCGAAGCCTTGAGGGAGGTCGTGGCCTGA
- a CDS encoding RNB domain-containing ribonuclease codes for MENEKEVIGRIVEVIQHGRILPAFVVGTKGKRLRVLLPSGKEETVSSGQTLLLSRKRFRELSRNEILNILSRAESRRESLKVEIELPTLWELVVEEAESFEPYELAEIYFGSESGDDEAAALIRAVLEDKIYFRLRDGRISVHPREEVERLLLAKKREEERLQRLALGEVFFGKLIKGEEAPEVPKELREYFLSALRDYCLFGDEASRAKEIKEILARLKATGPETPFRLLVRAGVFHEDENLEILRFRIPVEFPEEVLSEAEHLTEKPRSREDLTHIKIFTIDAEETRDFDDALHFERLSDGFRVGVHITDVSALIPPDSATFREALRRGLTLYLPEGTIPMLPPNLSENRLSLRAGETRPAVSFLIDFSPEGDIRGFRILLSRVRVTRRLTYEEVDARIKEGDPFWTEFYHLAWAFSGMRRRAGAFAITLPEVVLRVKDGEIHLERLEFTPARLLVAEFMIAANFVAARFLNEKGIPALYRFQKEPLERILATGEENDLVKAFQQLRYFVRGEVGLSPEFHHGLGLPAYTTVTSPIRRVMDLVVQHQLSATLAGESPPFDEDRLREILVHLEDLQSTTAQVRSRTHRYWLLKYLRLHFQGRTVPALVLEAGERRARVLLPDFMLPVEMPLSPGLRLKAGDEIRVKILRINPRLDIIRVAPA; via the coding sequence ATGGAGAACGAAAAAGAGGTGATCGGAAGGATAGTCGAAGTGATCCAGCACGGCCGGATCCTTCCGGCCTTCGTGGTGGGCACCAAAGGGAAACGCCTGCGCGTCCTCCTTCCCTCCGGAAAGGAGGAAACCGTTTCGTCCGGTCAGACCCTTCTCCTTTCCCGGAAGCGATTCCGGGAACTTTCCCGCAACGAGATCCTAAACATCCTTTCCCGGGCGGAGAGTCGCCGGGAGAGTCTGAAGGTCGAGATAGAGCTTCCCACCCTGTGGGAACTGGTGGTGGAGGAGGCCGAATCCTTCGAGCCCTACGAGCTGGCGGAGATCTACTTCGGGTCGGAAAGCGGTGATGATGAAGCAGCCGCCCTCATAAGGGCCGTACTGGAGGACAAGATCTACTTTCGGTTGCGGGACGGACGGATCTCGGTGCATCCCCGGGAGGAGGTGGAGAGGCTTCTCCTGGCCAAAAAGCGCGAGGAGGAACGCCTACAACGTCTGGCCTTAGGAGAAGTCTTTTTCGGAAAACTCATTAAAGGAGAAGAGGCTCCGGAAGTCCCGAAGGAACTTCGTGAGTATTTCCTCTCGGCCCTGCGGGATTACTGTCTTTTTGGGGACGAAGCTTCCAGGGCTAAAGAAATCAAGGAAATCCTCGCCCGCCTAAAGGCCACGGGTCCGGAGACCCCCTTTCGACTTCTTGTGCGGGCTGGCGTATTTCATGAGGATGAAAACCTGGAAATTTTACGCTTCCGGATCCCGGTGGAGTTCCCCGAGGAAGTGCTTTCCGAGGCCGAGCATCTTACCGAAAAACCGCGATCCCGGGAGGATCTCACCCATATTAAAATTTTCACCATCGACGCGGAGGAAACCCGGGACTTCGACGATGCCCTCCATTTTGAAAGGCTTTCCGATGGATTTCGCGTGGGGGTTCACATCACCGATGTGTCCGCCCTGATCCCCCCTGATTCAGCCACCTTCAGGGAAGCCCTGCGTCGGGGACTCACCCTCTATCTCCCGGAGGGCACCATTCCCATGCTACCCCCGAACCTCTCCGAAAATCGGCTAAGTCTCCGGGCAGGGGAAACCCGCCCCGCGGTCTCCTTCCTGATCGATTTTTCCCCGGAGGGGGACATTCGGGGGTTCCGTATTCTTTTGAGTCGTGTACGGGTGACCCGTCGTCTCACCTATGAGGAGGTAGACGCCCGGATTAAGGAAGGGGACCCCTTCTGGACTGAATTTTATCACCTGGCCTGGGCCTTCTCCGGAATGCGCAGGAGGGCCGGAGCTTTCGCCATTACCCTTCCCGAGGTGGTGCTGCGGGTGAAGGACGGAGAGATCCACCTGGAGCGGCTGGAGTTCACCCCGGCCCGGCTGCTCGTGGCGGAATTCATGATTGCGGCCAATTTTGTGGCAGCCCGATTTCTAAATGAAAAAGGCATCCCCGCCCTCTATCGCTTCCAGAAAGAACCCCTGGAGAGGATCCTTGCCACAGGTGAGGAAAACGATCTGGTGAAGGCCTTTCAGCAACTGCGCTATTTTGTACGCGGCGAGGTGGGCTTGAGCCCGGAATTTCACCACGGATTGGGGCTCCCGGCCTATACCACCGTCACTTCCCCCATTCGCCGGGTCATGGATCTGGTGGTTCAGCATCAGCTCTCCGCGACTCTGGCCGGTGAATCCCCTCCCTTTGACGAGGATCGCCTGAGGGAGATCCTGGTACACCTTGAGGATCTGCAGAGCACGACCGCCCAGGTGCGTTCCCGCACGCATCGTTACTGGCTTCTCAAGTACCTGCGGCTCCACTTTCAGGGGCGGACCGTGCCGGCCCTGGTGCTTGAGGCCGGCGAGCGTCGAGCCAGGGTGTTGCTTCCGGACTTCATGCTGCCGGTGGAAATGCCCCTCTCCCCGGGTCTGCGTCTTAAAGCAGGGGATGAAATCCGAGTCAAGATCCTTCGCATCAATCCCCGACTAGATATTATCCGGGTGGCTCCGGCCTAG
- a CDS encoding diguanylate cyclase translates to MKNLPRKPKFLLVDDEDDVRFLLGEYLTTLGLHVEEAREGQEALKIFEEKGPFEVLITDLVMPGLDGLTLIREVKKRNPDTMVLAMTGYSRDYGYVDVVAAGADDLIQKPFILEEFEARLARLLREWKLKEELRALSIRDALTDIFNRRYFEERLIEETYRALRQRYSLCLFMIDVDHFKFYNDTRGHQDGDILLKTLAEILCGCTREGVDQSFRYGGDEFVVLLPHTDIKGALKVAERILKSFRDTGFDPTTLSIGIAKLIPRGDARRSADDLVRRADEAMYRAKKAGGDRIEIDPESLGS, encoded by the coding sequence TTGAAAAATCTGCCGCGCAAGCCCAAATTCCTCCTTGTGGACGATGAAGACGATGTGAGGTTCCTGCTCGGAGAGTATCTTACCACCCTCGGACTTCATGTAGAGGAAGCCCGAGAGGGGCAGGAAGCCCTTAAGATCTTTGAGGAAAAAGGACCTTTCGAGGTCTTAATTACCGATCTTGTGATGCCCGGACTGGATGGACTGACTCTCATAAGAGAGGTGAAAAAAAGAAATCCGGATACCATGGTTCTGGCCATGACCGGTTACTCCAGGGACTACGGGTATGTAGATGTGGTGGCCGCCGGTGCCGATGATCTCATCCAGAAACCCTTTATTTTAGAAGAGTTTGAGGCCAGACTGGCTCGGCTTCTCCGGGAATGGAAGCTCAAAGAGGAACTTCGAGCCCTTTCCATTCGGGATGCTCTAACGGATATCTTCAATCGGCGCTATTTCGAGGAGCGTTTGATAGAGGAGACTTATAGGGCCCTTCGTCAGAGGTATTCTCTCTGCCTGTTTATGATTGATGTGGATCACTTCAAGTTTTACAACGACACCAGAGGGCACCAGGATGGAGACATACTGTTAAAGACCCTGGCCGAGATCCTGTGCGGTTGTACCCGGGAAGGAGTGGATCAGTCCTTTCGTTACGGAGGCGATGAGTTTGTGGTTCTTTTACCGCATACCGATATAAAGGGAGCCCTTAAGGTGGCGGAACGCATCCTTAAGTCTTTTCGGGATACGGGGTTTGATCCCACCACCCTTTCCATTGGAATAGCCAAATTGATTCCTCGGGGGGACGCCCGCCGGAGTGCTGACGATCTGGTGCGCAGGGCGGATGAAGCCATGTACCGGGCCAAGAAGGCCGGAGGGGATCGCATTGAAATAGACCCCGAAAGCCTCGGGAGCTAG
- a CDS encoding NUDIX hydrolase, giving the protein MKEYLTCPYCGHRLERYRNPFPTVDLIIETGEGIILVRRKNPPYGWALPGGFVDYGESLEEAARREALEETGLEVELLCQFYTYSRPDRDPRFHTITTVYVARARGAPRGGDDAVEARVFPPEKIPWNDLAFDHAEILKDYLGVKDAKGIVEKSAAQAQIPPCGR; this is encoded by the coding sequence ATGAAGGAATATCTAACCTGTCCCTATTGCGGTCATCGGTTAGAACGCTACCGTAACCCCTTCCCTACCGTGGATCTAATAATTGAGACCGGAGAGGGCATCATTCTGGTGCGCCGGAAGAATCCCCCTTACGGATGGGCCCTTCCCGGGGGCTTTGTGGATTACGGGGAAAGCCTTGAGGAGGCCGCTCGAAGGGAGGCGCTCGAGGAGACCGGTCTGGAGGTGGAATTGCTGTGTCAGTTTTACACCTATTCCCGACCGGACCGGGATCCTCGCTTTCACACCATTACCACGGTCTATGTGGCCCGTGCCCGGGGTGCTCCGCGGGGAGGAGATGATGCCGTGGAAGCCAGGGTCTTCCCTCCGGAGAAGATCCCCTGGAATGATTTAGCTTTCGATCATGCCGAAATTCTTAAAGACTATCTTGGAGTTAAGGATGCTAAAGGAATTGTTGAAAAATCTGCCGCGCAAGCCCAAATTCCTCCTTGTGGACGATGA
- a CDS encoding inositol monophosphatase family protein — protein MDLEFLLEVAEEAARRAGIFLREHFTQPHRIGYKGKIDLVTEADPEAERLIVEILQTRAPDFPVLGEEVARAEPRGLYWLVDPLDGTTNYAHGFPWFGVSLAFMENKEPLVGVVYHPMQEEMFTAVRGRGATLNGRPIRVSDTVLPERALLATGFPYTIHEDPPGVIELFRAFLLRVRGIRRAGAASLDLAYVACGRFDGFWEPLLKPWDTAAGVLLVEEAGGRVSDYLGEPYHPFKKHVVASNGKIHDFMVELTKDCLPE, from the coding sequence GTGGATCTCGAATTTCTCCTGGAGGTGGCGGAAGAAGCCGCCAGGAGGGCCGGAATATTTCTACGAGAACATTTTACCCAACCTCACCGCATAGGCTACAAGGGTAAAATAGACCTGGTTACCGAGGCCGATCCGGAGGCGGAAAGACTCATCGTGGAGATCCTTCAGACCAGGGCCCCTGACTTTCCCGTCCTGGGGGAAGAGGTGGCCCGCGCTGAGCCACGGGGACTTTACTGGCTGGTGGACCCCCTGGACGGCACCACCAATTACGCGCACGGCTTCCCCTGGTTCGGGGTATCTCTGGCCTTTATGGAGAATAAAGAGCCTCTTGTGGGGGTGGTTTATCATCCCATGCAGGAGGAGATGTTTACCGCAGTCCGGGGGAGGGGGGCCACCCTTAACGGACGCCCGATTCGGGTTTCCGATACTGTACTTCCGGAAAGGGCCCTTCTGGCCACCGGTTTTCCTTATACCATTCATGAGGACCCTCCGGGGGTAATCGAGCTCTTTCGGGCCTTTCTATTACGGGTACGGGGTATACGCCGGGCCGGGGCGGCTTCCCTGGATCTGGCCTATGTAGCCTGCGGGCGCTTCGACGGATTCTGGGAACCCCTGCTTAAGCCCTGGGATACTGCCGCCGGTGTGCTCCTGGTGGAAGAGGCCGGAGGAAGGGTGAGTGACTATCTTGGCGAGCCCTATCACCCCTTTAAAAAACATGTGGTGGCCAGTAACGGAAAAATCCACGATTTTATGGTAGAATTAACCAAGGACTGCCTTCCAGAATGA
- a CDS encoding TetR/AcrR family transcriptional regulator produces the protein MRGERTRARILEGALRLFQEKGIAETSMADIERVAGVSKGALYFHFASKEELALAVLAKARNEFTAFLREAFSQGPPRRAFGHFLNMIYRRLSEGDFRTGCLFGNTAIEVANRKGPIRDFLEDTFQEWREALADVFRRAQERGCLSRKISPEDMALFVIAALEGGILLARLKKDGGPLSTVNRILENLLPFDEGGQQ, from the coding sequence ATGCGAGGGGAGCGAACCAGAGCTCGTATCCTGGAGGGGGCCCTCCGGCTCTTTCAGGAAAAAGGGATTGCGGAAACCAGCATGGCGGATATCGAGAGGGTTGCAGGGGTAAGCAAGGGGGCTCTTTATTTTCATTTCGCCAGCAAAGAAGAGTTGGCTCTGGCGGTTCTGGCCAAGGCCCGGAATGAGTTTACTGCCTTCCTAAGGGAGGCCTTCTCTCAAGGGCCTCCTCGTCGGGCTTTTGGACATTTTCTTAATATGATTTATCGGAGACTTTCCGAGGGGGATTTCCGAACCGGTTGTCTTTTCGGAAATACCGCCATCGAGGTCGCCAATCGGAAAGGTCCCATACGAGACTTCCTTGAGGATACCTTCCAGGAATGGAGGGAGGCTCTTGCCGATGTATTCAGAAGGGCCCAGGAAAGGGGTTGCCTTTCCCGGAAGATATCTCCGGAGGATATGGCTCTTTTTGTCATCGCTGCCCTGGAGGGGGGGATCCTTCTTGCCCGTCTTAAAAAGGATGGGGGCCCTCTGAGTACGGTTAACCGGATTCTTGAAAACCTTTTACCTTTTGATGAAGGAGGTCAACAATGA
- the thiC gene encoding phosphomethylpyrimidine synthase ThiC: protein MTLKDRVERGEIPEEIRRVAEEEGVGPEELARGVASGRVVVPWNRKVRLAKPCAIGEGLRTKINANLGTSRDAPDPEKELEKLRVALSAGADTVMDLSTGGPIDEVRRLIREHCPVPLGTVPIYQAAVEAVEVKHKSIVEMTVDEIFEAIRRHAEDGVDFMTVHCGITRAVLERLERKERILGVVSRGGSFIVEWMIYNRRENPLYEYFDRLLEIAREYEVTLSLGDGIRPGCLADATDGPQIQELIVLGELTQRAWEAGVQVMIEGPGHVPLDQIEANVKIEKRLCHGAPFYVLGPLPTDIAPGYDHIVGAIGGALAAAAGADFLCYVTPAEHLRLPTVEDVREGVIASKIAAHVADLVKGIPGSWEKDLAMARARAALDWEAQIRLSLDPEKARRYRMEGGASKSKACTMCGEYCAIKVFSRARRILKGHTD, encoded by the coding sequence ATGACACTGAAGGATAGGGTGGAACGGGGAGAGATTCCTGAGGAGATTCGTCGCGTGGCGGAGGAGGAGGGAGTGGGGCCGGAGGAGCTAGCCCGGGGGGTGGCTTCGGGGCGGGTGGTAGTGCCCTGGAATCGGAAGGTGAGGCTTGCGAAGCCCTGTGCCATAGGTGAGGGGCTGCGCACCAAGATAAACGCCAACCTGGGCACCTCTCGTGACGCTCCGGATCCGGAAAAGGAGCTTGAGAAGCTTCGTGTGGCCCTTTCTGCCGGAGCCGATACGGTAATGGATCTTTCTACCGGAGGGCCTATAGATGAGGTCCGGCGGCTTATACGGGAACACTGTCCGGTCCCCCTGGGCACGGTTCCCATTTATCAGGCCGCAGTGGAGGCGGTGGAGGTCAAGCATAAGTCCATTGTGGAAATGACTGTGGACGAAATTTTTGAGGCCATTCGCCGGCACGCTGAGGATGGTGTGGATTTTATGACCGTTCACTGCGGAATCACACGGGCCGTACTCGAACGTCTGGAAAGGAAGGAAAGAATCCTGGGGGTGGTTTCCCGTGGGGGTTCGTTTATTGTGGAATGGATGATCTATAATCGCCGGGAGAATCCTCTTTACGAGTACTTCGACAGGCTGCTTGAGATTGCGCGGGAGTATGAGGTTACGCTCTCTCTGGGGGATGGAATCCGCCCGGGTTGCCTGGCGGATGCCACGGATGGTCCTCAGATTCAGGAACTCATTGTTCTCGGGGAGCTCACCCAGAGGGCGTGGGAGGCGGGGGTGCAGGTAATGATTGAGGGGCCTGGACATGTGCCGCTTGATCAGATCGAGGCCAATGTCAAGATCGAAAAGCGGCTCTGTCACGGTGCTCCCTTTTATGTATTGGGACCGCTTCCCACGGACATTGCTCCGGGTTATGATCATATTGTAGGGGCTATCGGAGGGGCGCTTGCGGCGGCTGCGGGGGCTGATTTCCTCTGTTATGTGACGCCGGCTGAGCATCTGCGTCTGCCGACGGTGGAGGATGTGCGGGAAGGGGTTATTGCTTCGAAGATCGCGGCCCATGTGGCGGATCTGGTTAAGGGAATTCCCGGGTCTTGGGAAAAAGATCTTGCGATGGCCAGAGCTCGAGCTGCACTGGATTGGGAGGCTCAAATCAGGCTATCCCTTGATCCGGAGAAGGCCCGTCGTTATAGGATGGAGGGTGGGGCCTCAAAGAGTAAGGCCTGCACCATGTGCGGGGAATACTGCGCCATCAAGGTCTTCTCCCGGGCCCGCAGGATCCTTAAAGGACACACCGATTAG
- the pyrR gene encoding bifunctional pyr operon transcriptional regulator/uracil phosphoribosyltransferase PyrR, with protein sequence MKKLVLAEEREIERTLWRLTHEILERYGGASDLILIGIRTGGVPLARRIQRMIQEKEGFQVPVGTLDISLYRDDWSRISFHPEVKATEIPGSLDDLNVILVDDVIYTGRTVRAALDALMDFGRPRRVELAVLVDRGHRELPIQPNYVGFHIPTRPEEHVNVLLKEVDGRDTIVLEVPGSD encoded by the coding sequence ATGAAGAAGTTAGTTCTGGCTGAAGAAAGGGAGATTGAACGTACGCTTTGGCGCCTCACCCATGAGATTCTGGAACGGTACGGTGGAGCCAGCGATCTTATTCTGATCGGGATACGGACCGGGGGGGTGCCGCTGGCCCGTCGAATTCAAAGGATGATTCAGGAAAAGGAGGGGTTTCAGGTTCCGGTGGGGACGCTGGATATAAGTCTTTATCGAGACGATTGGAGCCGAATTTCCTTCCATCCAGAGGTCAAGGCCACGGAGATTCCGGGCTCCCTGGATGATCTCAATGTTATTCTGGTAGATGATGTAATTTATACCGGGCGTACTGTGCGGGCGGCTCTGGACGCTCTCATGGATTTCGGTCGTCCCAGGAGGGTGGAGCTAGCCGTACTCGTGGATCGGGGGCACCGGGAGCTCCCTATTCAGCCTAATTATGTGGGATTTCATATTCCCACCCGGCCGGAGGAGCATGTAAACGTGCTCCTTAAAGAGGTGGATGGCCGCGACACCATTGTCCTGGAAGTACCCGGCTCTGACTAG
- the trmD gene encoding tRNA (guanosine(37)-N1)-methyltransferase TrmD, translated as MTFDIVTIFPEYFESPLKVGLLGKAIERGLIKVRLYNLRDFATDKHRTVDDKPFGGGEGMLFKPEPLYRALEALRKEPPPPHVVYLSPQGRRLTHEVARELASCERLVLLCGRYEGIDERIREHFVDDEISIGDYVLFGGEAAALVVLETVARLVPGVVGCEDSVARDSFAEGLLKYPQYTRPREFRGLRVPEVLLSGNHAEVERWRRRKALEVTLERRPELLGKARLGPEDRELLRSLKRERVRLYLALVHYPVVNKEGRRIASSFTNLDLHDIARVARTYGVRAYYLVQPLSDQRNIVEELLRFWLSGPGARHNPDRVEALKLVRVRKGLEEVIEEIEGDEGERPVLLATDARPVRSTLSCGEAAELVRSGRPVLLLLGTAWGLAPEVLERADHFLEPIGSLFGDYNHLSVRSAASIILDRLLGSLLESSVKEF; from the coding sequence ATGACCTTCGACATCGTCACCATCTTTCCGGAGTATTTCGAGTCTCCCCTCAAAGTGGGCCTCCTCGGTAAGGCCATCGAAAGGGGGCTCATTAAGGTCCGTCTCTACAACCTGAGGGACTTCGCCACGGACAAACACCGCACCGTGGACGACAAGCCCTTCGGCGGCGGCGAGGGCATGCTCTTCAAGCCCGAACCCCTCTATCGTGCTCTTGAGGCCCTGCGCAAAGAGCCCCCTCCGCCCCATGTGGTTTATCTTTCGCCCCAGGGGCGCCGCCTCACCCACGAGGTGGCCCGGGAACTGGCCTCCTGCGAGCGCTTGGTCCTCCTCTGTGGCCGCTACGAGGGGATAGACGAACGCATTCGGGAACACTTCGTGGACGACGAAATCTCCATAGGAGATTATGTGCTCTTCGGGGGGGAGGCCGCGGCCCTGGTGGTCCTCGAAACCGTGGCCCGGCTGGTACCCGGGGTGGTGGGTTGTGAGGACTCCGTGGCCCGGGACTCCTTTGCCGAGGGGCTTCTCAAGTATCCCCAGTACACCCGGCCGCGGGAGTTCAGGGGGCTCAGGGTGCCCGAGGTCCTTCTTTCCGGAAATCACGCGGAGGTGGAAAGGTGGCGGCGCCGGAAGGCCCTGGAGGTGACCCTAGAGCGCCGCCCGGAACTTCTGGGAAAGGCCCGCCTTGGCCCGGAAGACCGGGAGCTTCTTCGTTCCCTAAAAAGGGAGCGGGTCCGCCTTTACCTGGCCCTGGTGCATTATCCGGTGGTGAACAAGGAGGGGCGCAGAATCGCTTCCTCCTTTACCAATCTGGATCTTCACGACATCGCTCGCGTGGCCCGCACCTATGGGGTCCGGGCTTACTATCTGGTGCAGCCCCTTTCCGATCAGAGGAACATCGTGGAGGAACTTCTCCGCTTCTGGCTCTCCGGCCCCGGGGCCAGGCATAATCCCGACCGGGTGGAGGCCCTGAAACTGGTGCGGGTGCGGAAGGGCCTTGAGGAGGTGATCGAGGAGATCGAGGGGGATGAGGGAGAGCGTCCGGTGCTTCTCGCCACGGATGCCCGTCCCGTGCGCTCAACGCTCTCCTGCGGGGAGGCTGCGGAGCTGGTGCGCTCGGGACGCCCGGTGCTTCTCCTTCTGGGAACGGCCTGGGGGCTCGCCCCGGAGGTGCTGGAAAGGGCCGATCACTTTCTGGAACCCATAGGAAGCCTCTTCGGCGACTACAACCACCTTTCCGTGCGTTCGGCGGCCAGTATCATCCTGGATCGTTTGCTCGGCAGCCTTCTGGAGAGTTCGGTGAAAGAGTTCTAA
- a CDS encoding type II toxin-antitoxin system VapC family toxin, which produces MKGYLLDTQVFLWWLSDDPRLGKVARDIIADPDKAIYVSAASAWEIAIKKALGKLKAPTELAEILEEEGFLELPVFFRHAEYLEKLPWYHKDPFDRMLIAQALAENLILITADRKFEPYGVSLVRLW; this is translated from the coding sequence ATGAAGGGTTATCTTCTTGATACTCAGGTCTTTCTATGGTGGCTTTCGGACGACCCCCGTCTCGGAAAGGTGGCCAGGGATATCATTGCCGATCCGGATAAAGCCATTTATGTAAGTGCCGCCAGTGCCTGGGAGATAGCCATAAAAAAAGCTTTGGGCAAGCTGAAAGCCCCGACAGAACTGGCTGAAATTCTTGAAGAAGAGGGGTTCCTTGAACTTCCAGTCTTTTTCCGTCATGCGGAATATCTTGAAAAATTGCCCTGGTATCATAAAGATCCCTTTGATCGGATGCTTATAGCTCAGGCTCTGGCAGAGAATTTGATACTTATCACGGCTGATCGAAAGTTCGAACCCTATGGGGTAAGCCTGGTAAGGCTTTGGTAA
- a CDS encoding type II toxin-antitoxin system Phd/YefM family antitoxin — translation MQVNMHEAKSQLSRLVELVLKGEEVIIARAGKPVAKLVPYRKDRRRVPGRLKGQIEIAPDFDDSSEGITKMFEDRDEGLSS, via the coding sequence ATGCAGGTTAACATGCACGAGGCTAAAAGTCAGCTTTCTCGTCTGGTAGAGCTGGTTTTAAAGGGGGAGGAGGTTATTATTGCTAGAGCCGGGAAACCGGTAGCTAAACTTGTACCTTACAGGAAAGACCGCCGGAGGGTCCCCGGGCGTTTAAAAGGACAAATCGAGATCGCTCCGGACTTCGATGATTCCTCTGAAGGAATCACAAAGATGTTTGAAGATCGGGATGAAGGGTTATCTTCTTGA